One window from the genome of Lutra lutra chromosome X, mLutLut1.2, whole genome shotgun sequence encodes:
- the LOC125091565 gene encoding histone H2A-Bbd type 2/3-like, whose translation MPAKRSHQGSSGGQRQARSRTARAELSFSVSHVERLLREGRYARRLGSSAPVFLAAVIQYLTATVLELAGNEARNCGRTRITPELVDMAVHNNALLSRFFESTTISQVAPPHD comes from the coding sequence ATGCCGGCCAAGAGGAGCCATCAAGGGTCGTCCGGAGGCCAGAGGCAGGCCCGCTCCCGCACCGCCCGAGCCGAGCTGTCGTTCTCCGTGAGCCACGTGGAGCGCCTCCTGCGCGAAGGCCGCTACGCCCGGCGCCTGGGCTCGTCCGCGCCGGTCTTCCTAGCGGCCGTCATCCAGTACCTGACGGCCACCGTCCTGGAGCTGGCGGGCAACGAGGCCCGGAACTGCGGCAGGACGCGCATCACCCCGGAGCTCGTGGACATGGCGGTCCACAACAACGCGCTGCTCAGCCGCTTCTTCGAGTCCACCACCATCTCCCAGGTGGCCCCGCCCCACGACTAG